The Panacibacter microcysteis genome includes a window with the following:
- a CDS encoding PDDEXK nuclease domain-containing protein — MLTKAPVSLFKNIRTLVERSRNDIVKTINTKMVETYFEIGRMIVDYEQSGKQRAQYAANTLKDLSLKLTKEFGKGFSVDNLENMRKFYSTYKISETPSRKSVASKKNIKKSETLSRKLKPLNTFKLSWSHYVLLLRIENSNERSFYEKEAISEGWSVRELKRQFDSALFERLSLSRNKKKVKELSNKGQVIASAADIVKDPYILEFLMLKEHESYSENDLENAIITKLEEFLRELGKGFLFVGRQYRITFDEDHYFIDLVFYHRILRCFILIDLKIGELKHQDIGQMQMYVNYFDEEMKEDTESKTIGIILCKNKKESIVKYTLPKGSQIFASKYKTYLPDKSELKLLMEPEVVYSVNEKS, encoded by the coding sequence ATGCTTACAAAAGCTCCGGTATCACTTTTTAAAAATATAAGGACGCTTGTTGAGCGCTCCAGGAATGATATTGTCAAAACCATTAATACAAAAATGGTAGAGACCTACTTCGAAATAGGTAGAATGATTGTTGATTATGAACAGAGCGGTAAACAGCGGGCACAGTATGCAGCCAATACTTTAAAAGATCTTTCACTCAAACTTACAAAGGAGTTTGGCAAAGGGTTTTCAGTAGATAACCTGGAGAACATGCGAAAGTTTTACAGTACCTATAAGATTTCCGAGACACCGTCTCGGAAATCTGTTGCTTCAAAAAAGAATATCAAAAAATCCGAGACACTGTCTCGGAAATTGAAACCTCTGAACACATTTAAGTTAAGCTGGTCTCATTATGTACTGTTGCTAAGAATAGAGAATAGTAATGAAAGAAGTTTTTATGAGAAAGAAGCAATAAGTGAAGGCTGGAGTGTTCGTGAGCTAAAAAGACAATTTGATAGTGCTTTATTTGAAAGATTAAGTTTAAGCAGAAATAAAAAGAAAGTAAAAGAACTGAGCAATAAAGGTCAGGTAATTGCCTCAGCAGCAGATATTGTAAAAGATCCATACATTCTCGAATTCCTGATGTTGAAAGAACATGAATCGTATTCTGAAAATGATCTTGAAAACGCAATTATAACCAAGCTCGAAGAATTTTTAAGAGAATTAGGTAAAGGCTTCTTATTCGTAGGCAGGCAATACCGTATAACTTTTGATGAAGATCATTATTTTATAGACCTGGTATTTTATCATCGTATACTTCGTTGTTTTATTTTAATAGATTTAAAGATAGGTGAACTAAAGCACCAGGACATTGGCCAAATGCAGATGTATGTAAACTACTTTGATGAAGAAATGAAAGAAGACACAGAAAGTAAAACAATTGGCATAATACTATGTAAAAACAAAAAGGAAAGCATTGTAAAATATACATTGCCAAAAGGCAGTCAGATCTTTGCTAGTAAATACAAAACATATCTTCCCGATAAATCAGAACTAAAACTATTGATGGAACCTGAAGTGGTATATTCAGTAAACGAAAAATCATGA
- a CDS encoding homocysteine S-methyltransferase family protein yields the protein MKTIKDCLKERILIIDGAMGTMIQRYKLTEADYRGERFKDWKSDVKGNNDLLCITKPAVIKAIHKQYLEAGADIIETNTFSSTSIAQADYHMEDLAYELNVAAAQCAKEAADEYTQKDPHKPRFVAGAIGPLNKTLSLSPDVNNPGFRAVTFDEVVAAYYTQIKGLVDGGADVLLVETIFDTLNAKAAIYAIKKYFRETGKPELPVMISGTITDASGRTLSGQTLEAFYNSVAHARPLSVGLNCALGAKEMRGHIEELSQIASCYVSAYPNAGLPNAMGEYDEQPAQTAHFLEEWAAEGFVNIVGGCCGTTPDHIKHIADHVKNITPRVLPVVENELA from the coding sequence ATGAAAACGATCAAAGATTGTTTAAAAGAACGAATACTTATTATAGATGGTGCAATGGGTACCATGATACAGCGTTACAAACTTACCGAAGCAGACTACCGCGGAGAAAGATTTAAAGACTGGAAGAGTGATGTGAAAGGCAACAATGATTTGCTCTGTATTACAAAGCCTGCAGTAATAAAAGCTATTCACAAGCAATATTTAGAAGCCGGTGCAGACATTATTGAGACCAATACATTCAGCAGTACATCCATTGCACAGGCAGATTACCACATGGAAGATCTGGCGTATGAATTAAATGTTGCGGCTGCGCAGTGTGCAAAAGAAGCTGCAGATGAGTACACGCAAAAAGACCCTCATAAACCAAGATTTGTAGCAGGTGCTATTGGCCCATTGAATAAAACGCTCAGCCTTTCGCCAGATGTAAACAATCCTGGTTTCAGGGCCGTAACGTTTGATGAAGTGGTAGCGGCATACTATACGCAAATAAAGGGGCTTGTAGACGGCGGTGCAGATGTACTATTGGTAGAAACTATTTTTGATACACTGAATGCAAAAGCTGCCATTTACGCTATAAAAAAATATTTTAGAGAAACCGGCAAGCCGGAATTGCCGGTAATGATAAGCGGCACCATTACAGACGCAAGTGGCAGAACGCTGAGCGGCCAAACACTTGAGGCATTTTATAATTCTGTGGCGCATGCACGGCCTTTAAGCGTTGGGCTAAATTGTGCGCTGGGCGCAAAAGAAATGCGTGGTCATATAGAAGAGCTGTCACAAATTGCGTCATGTTACGTTTCTGCATATCCTAATGCCGGCCTGCCCAATGCAATGGGTGAGTATGATGAACAGCCAGCACAAACCGCACATTTCCTGGAAGAGTGGGCGGCAGAAGGTTTTGTAAATATTGTTGGCGGTTGCTGTGGTACAACGCCGGATCATATAAAACATATTGCTGACCATGTAAAAAATATTACACCAAGAGTACTACCAGTTGTTGAAAACGAACTTGCCTGA
- a CDS encoding LytR/AlgR family response regulator transcription factor codes for MSKVLIIEDEMAASKRLQKLLAEQMPEAVVADVLVSIASSVEWLNNNAQPDLIFADIHLADGSSFEIFKQVKVDCPIIFITAYDQYALEAFKHNSIHYLLKPIKKEELAEAIERFRRMSSNKANNALDFAKMLSAFRQPAQSYKERFIIRFGEHIKTIETSDVAYFYTENKANYAVMKDGKRYPVDHNLDELEELINPRNFFRINRQFIIGYNSITEMVSYSKSRVLIKLTPPSKLETIVSTERSAAFKSWLAGE; via the coding sequence ATGAGTAAGGTATTAATCATCGAAGACGAAATGGCAGCATCCAAAAGATTACAGAAATTACTGGCCGAGCAAATGCCGGAGGCTGTAGTAGCTGATGTGCTGGTAAGTATAGCCTCGTCAGTAGAATGGTTGAACAACAATGCACAGCCCGATCTCATTTTTGCAGATATACATCTTGCAGATGGGTCAAGCTTTGAGATTTTTAAACAGGTAAAGGTTGATTGCCCCATAATTTTTATAACAGCTTACGATCAATACGCACTGGAAGCTTTTAAACACAACAGTATACATTATCTCTTAAAGCCAATTAAAAAAGAAGAACTGGCAGAAGCTATTGAGCGTTTCAGAAGAATGAGTTCTAATAAAGCAAACAATGCACTTGATTTTGCAAAAATGCTGTCTGCCTTCAGGCAGCCCGCACAATCATATAAAGAGCGTTTCATTATACGTTTTGGCGAGCATATTAAAACAATTGAAACAAGCGATGTTGCATATTTCTATACAGAAAATAAGGCAAACTACGCTGTTATGAAAGATGGCAAGCGCTACCCTGTAGATCACAACCTTGACGAACTCGAGGAACTCATTAATCCCAGGAACTTTTTCCGTATAAACAGGCAGTTTATAATAGGCTACAATTCCATTACCGAAATGGTCAGTTATTCCAAGTCGCGTGTGCTCATCAAGCTAACCCCCCCTTCCAAGCTGGAAACCATTGTAAGCACAGAACGATCAGCAGCGTTTAAGTCCTGGCTGGCTGGCGAATAG
- a CDS encoding sensor histidine kinase, with product MSHFVKYIFSLLFFLPAFISPAQNAGKRIFTITGTEGDEPKILSLYQNKQGYILAGTTKGLYRFDGLEFYRYKPFSDSILAITAIGEGLNNQLWVGFESGALAYVENNKLKPLSFEEGFPKVPIKTIAKDNAGTVWIATAGEGVYYLKDKHMYNINEDDGLSDGYLYDLAIADDGTVNVTTDRGLNIIHIAGNKKSIDVFSARDGLPDNILRSIQRAGNFYWLGMQDAGVACIDKKQHLLSSFKQWDYGQVNNVIGTSTQVFVATEDKGLVVYDHDEKNNITTLSYKDEHLKKITCLLRDRESNIWAAGDHYLMRTAGSTIEVLYPLQKKTAETVHAILAAADKSIWFNNGKILSCIDRKAGDWKQKDLYLKGIDKSDISCLFQDGRGTIWVGTLGSGIVLVDPESGTQKLLTEDSLLLNANIISISGRNNEVWISAFEGIVCAKTVNGKTNFINYTGIEQVGSSYTNFILPDSRNRVWFATDGKGLTLLEQNRFTNLQQQAEKFGNVIYRIAEDNLNNIWYSTYKNGIVKYDGKAFKSYANEEGLSDINITGLANIRDNIVVLHKDKLDILNVKNGSVSYIDDEQGIGNINTDFNAYTTDQEGNLYFVSDTSILRYHASYYTSLQPTVLIDNVQLFLEDVEVRNGHVFSYDENNISFQYAGLYYSQPDKVTYQYKLDGYDKTWVSTKDKTRNFPQLPPGNYVFRVKASLNSNFSIAPEARFIFTIEQPFWMNTWFIIFSIGAAIAVVFVIIKSREKTINKYNRLEREKIKSQLDTLRSQINPHFLFNSFNTLISEIEEDPATAVTYVEKLSDFYRSIVMNREKDLILLQEEMSIMQDYAFIQRKRYGKAIQVKNSITPVQEKQYYITPLALQLLVENAIKHNVVSLETPLNIELYINEEEYLVVKNAINKKLQDDKGSRMGLQNIQKRYELLSRKAVVIENDQHYFTVKIPLLKSPI from the coding sequence ATGTCGCATTTTGTAAAATATATTTTCTCCTTATTGTTTTTCCTGCCGGCATTTATTTCACCAGCGCAAAATGCGGGAAAAAGAATTTTTACTATAACAGGTACGGAAGGCGATGAACCAAAAATTCTGTCGCTTTACCAGAACAAGCAGGGCTATATCCTGGCCGGTACCACAAAAGGGCTCTACCGTTTTGACGGGCTTGAATTTTACCGCTACAAGCCTTTTTCCGATTCAATCCTAGCCATTACGGCCATTGGTGAAGGACTCAATAACCAGCTATGGGTAGGCTTTGAAAGCGGTGCTTTGGCTTATGTAGAAAATAACAAGCTAAAACCACTCAGTTTTGAAGAGGGCTTTCCTAAAGTGCCGATTAAAACAATTGCAAAAGATAATGCCGGTACAGTATGGATTGCTACTGCCGGGGAAGGTGTGTATTATCTTAAGGATAAACACATGTACAATATCAACGAGGATGACGGTTTGAGTGATGGTTACCTCTACGATCTTGCCATTGCAGACGACGGAACTGTAAATGTTACCACCGACCGCGGGCTGAACATCATTCATATTGCAGGCAATAAAAAGAGCATAGACGTATTTTCCGCCAGGGATGGATTGCCCGATAATATTCTGCGGAGTATACAACGTGCAGGAAATTTTTACTGGCTGGGCATGCAGGATGCCGGTGTTGCCTGCATAGACAAAAAGCAACATTTGTTGTCTTCTTTCAAACAATGGGACTACGGACAGGTAAACAATGTAATTGGCACATCTACGCAGGTATTTGTAGCTACAGAAGATAAAGGGCTGGTAGTGTATGATCATGATGAAAAAAACAACATCACAACCCTTTCTTATAAAGATGAACATTTAAAAAAGATTACATGTCTTTTGAGAGACCGGGAAAGCAATATATGGGCAGCAGGTGATCACTACCTGATGCGAACCGCCGGGTCTACGATCGAAGTTTTATATCCTTTGCAAAAAAAGACCGCTGAAACAGTGCATGCCATACTTGCTGCGGCAGATAAAAGTATTTGGTTTAATAACGGTAAAATACTCAGTTGTATAGATCGCAAAGCAGGTGACTGGAAGCAAAAAGATCTTTACCTGAAGGGTATTGACAAATCAGACATCAGTTGTTTGTTCCAGGATGGCAGGGGAACCATTTGGGTGGGCACCTTAGGCAGCGGCATTGTTTTGGTTGACCCGGAAAGCGGCACACAAAAGCTGCTTACAGAAGACAGCCTGCTGTTAAACGCTAATATTATTTCAATTTCTGGCAGAAACAATGAGGTTTGGATTTCGGCTTTTGAAGGTATTGTCTGCGCCAAAACGGTTAACGGTAAAACAAATTTTATTAATTATACAGGTATTGAACAGGTAGGCAGCAGTTATACCAATTTTATATTGCCAGACAGCAGGAACCGTGTTTGGTTTGCAACAGACGGCAAAGGACTTACATTACTGGAGCAAAACAGGTTTACCAATCTTCAGCAGCAAGCAGAAAAATTTGGGAATGTAATCTATAGAATAGCAGAAGATAACCTCAACAATATATGGTATTCGACCTATAAAAATGGTATTGTGAAGTATGATGGCAAAGCTTTTAAAAGTTATGCAAATGAAGAGGGTTTGAGTGATATCAATATTACAGGTCTTGCAAATATCCGGGACAACATAGTTGTTTTACACAAAGACAAATTGGATATTCTGAATGTAAAAAATGGCTCCGTTTCTTATATAGATGATGAGCAGGGAATAGGTAATATTAATACGGATTTCAATGCCTATACAACTGATCAGGAGGGAAACCTGTATTTCGTTTCTGATACAAGTATTTTGCGGTATCATGCTTCGTACTACACTTCGTTGCAACCCACAGTACTTATAGATAATGTGCAACTTTTCCTGGAAGATGTGGAAGTGCGCAACGGGCATGTTTTTAGCTATGACGAAAACAATATCAGTTTTCAATACGCAGGGTTATACTATTCGCAACCAGACAAGGTTACCTACCAGTATAAGCTTGATGGGTACGATAAAACGTGGGTTTCTACCAAAGATAAAACCCGAAATTTTCCACAATTACCGCCAGGTAACTATGTTTTTAGGGTAAAAGCATCGCTCAACAGTAATTTTTCAATTGCACCCGAAGCAAGGTTTATCTTCACCATAGAACAACCGTTCTGGATGAATACATGGTTTATTATCTTTAGTATAGGTGCAGCTATAGCAGTTGTTTTTGTCATCATAAAAAGCAGGGAAAAAACAATCAATAAATATAACAGGCTCGAAAGAGAAAAAATAAAGTCACAACTCGATACATTGCGCAGCCAGATTAACCCACATTTTCTTTTCAATAGTTTTAATACTTTAATCTCCGAAATCGAAGAAGATCCTGCTACAGCTGTAACATATGTAGAAAAGCTTTCAGACTTTTACAGAAGCATTGTAATGAACAGGGAAAAAGACCTGATACTGCTGCAGGAAGAAATGAGTATTATGCAGGATTATGCTTTTATACAAAGAAAACGTTATGGCAAAGCCATACAGGTAAAAAATAGTATTACACCTGTTCAGGAAAAGCAATATTACATAACCCCGTTAGCGTTACAATTACTTGTTGAGAATGCGATTAAACACAACGTGGTTTCACTGGAAACGCCTTTAAACATTGAGTTATATATAAATGAAGAAGAATACCTTGTGGTAAAGAATGCTATAAATAAAAAACTGCAGGACGATAAAGGCAGCCGTATGGGTCTGCAAAACATTCAAAAACGTTATGAACTGCTTTCTCGCAAAGCAGTAGTTATAGAAAATGATCAGCATTATTTCACAGTTAAAATTCCACTTTTAAAATCTCCCATATGA
- a CDS encoding YceI family protein: protein MMPGVTKQCLAVCVGIFLVLCPFVSGAQSIYQTVNGKISFSSEAPLELIKASSGGLIGLLDNDKRTFSFKISIRSFDGFNSPLQKEHFNENYMESDKFPEASFKGKIIEETDLGADGTYEIRAKGSLTIHGVVQERIIKTTVTVKDKKIIVSGSFTVLLSDHSIPVPIVVYKKLANEIKVEVNAVLEPR, encoded by the coding sequence ATGATGCCAGGAGTAACGAAGCAATGCCTTGCTGTATGTGTAGGAATTTTTTTGGTGTTATGCCCGTTTGTATCAGGCGCACAATCCATTTATCAAACAGTAAACGGTAAGATTTCCTTTAGCTCAGAAGCACCGCTGGAACTGATCAAAGCATCATCCGGCGGTTTAATAGGGCTGCTCGATAATGACAAAAGAACTTTTTCTTTTAAAATAAGTATCCGCTCGTTCGATGGGTTCAACAGCCCGCTGCAGAAAGAGCATTTCAATGAAAACTACATGGAAAGTGATAAATTTCCGGAAGCTTCATTTAAGGGGAAGATTATAGAAGAAACAGACCTTGGCGCAGATGGCACATACGAGATAAGGGCAAAAGGTTCGCTTACCATTCATGGTGTTGTACAGGAAAGAATTATTAAAACGACTGTAACAGTAAAAGATAAAAAGATCATTGTTTCGGGCAGCTTTACCGTTTTATTAAGCGACCACAGTATTCCTGTTCCGATCGTAGTGTACAAGAAACTTGCTAATGAGATTAAAGTAGAAGTAAACGCAGTACTTGAACCCCGCTAA